A genomic region of Rhipicephalus sanguineus isolate Rsan-2018 chromosome 3, BIME_Rsan_1.4, whole genome shotgun sequence contains the following coding sequences:
- the LOC119387118 gene encoding 2-acylglycerol O-acyltransferase 2-A, giving the protein MKVLGVEFAPLNVPLKRRLQTAGVLFLTVSFVFGGFFWSALFAYIFFYTNYYWIPLLYAIWYLYDRDAPKRGGHQSQWVRNWRLHKYAGDYYPAKLVKTSELPTNRNYILGYHPHGIMCMGAMCNFGTEATGIAELYPGLRIHVLTLNVNFMFPVQRELLMYHGLCSVDRESLNWILTKQGTGNAAVVAVGGAQESLDAHKDTYIITLKNRKGFIRCALKSGADLVPVFSFGENNIFTQMRNPRGSRLRWLQEKLKSITGVAPPIFYGRGILQYTWGYMPFREKIVTVVGKPIHVDKNENPTDEEVDLLHEKYMASVNQLFEDHKAQYASKECTLTIV; this is encoded by the exons ATGAAGGTGCTGGGCGTGGAGTTCGCGCCGCTGAACGTGCCGCTCAAGCGACGGTTGCAGACAGCGGGCGTTCTCTTCCTAACGGTGTCCTTCGTGTTCGGAGGATTTTTCTGGAGCGCCCTGTTCGCTTACATCTTCTTCTACACGAACTACTACTGGATACCGCTGCTCTACGCCATATG GTACCTGTATGACCGCGACGCGCCTAAGCGTGGAGGCCACCAGAGTCAGTGGGTGCGCAACTGGCGGCTACACAAGTATGCCGGCGATTACTACCCGGCGAAGCTGGTCAAGACGAGCGAACTGCCTACGAACAGGAACTACATCTTGGGATACCACCCGCACGGCATCATGTGCATGGGCGCCATGTGCAACTTCGGCACCGAGGCCACCGGCATCGCCGAGCTCTACCCAGGGCTACGTATACATGTGCTCACCCTGAACGTCAACTTCATGTTCCCAGTTCAGAGGGAATTGCTGATGTATCACG GTCTGTGTTCTGTCGACAGAGAGAGCCTCAACTGGATCTTGACGAAACAGGGAACGGGCAACGCCGCTGTTGTCGCGGTCGGAGGGGCCCAGGAATCGCTTGATGCGCACAAGGACACTTACATCATCACCCTCAAGAACCGCAAAGGGTTCATACGATGTGCTCTGAAGAGCGG CGCCGACTTGGTTCCCGTCTTCTCGTTCGGCGAGAACAACATCTTTACCCAGATGAGGAACCCGCGCGGATCGAGGTTACGATGGCTACAGGAGAAACTGAAGAGCATCACGGGCGTCGCCCCGCCCATTTTTTACGGAAGAGGAATTCTGCAGTACACCTGGGGATACATGCCGTTCAGGGAGAAGATCGTCACTGTTG TGGGCAAGCCTATCCACGTGGATAAGAACGAAAACCCCACCGACGAAGAAGTGGATCTGCTCCACGAAAAATACATGGCTTCTGTGAATCAGCTTTTCGAAGACCACAAAGCACAGTACGCTTCCAAAGAATGTACTCTCACAATTGTTTGA